In Rhizobium jaguaris, a single window of DNA contains:
- a CDS encoding ABC transporter permease has protein sequence MELLTGLLTTAFLAGGVLSLAALGEVLAERVGVVNLGVEGLMAMGALTAIAATTSFPSPIFGFLAALLVGAVFGMLFALATVLLRANQVLCGLALTLMGNGIASSFGRAYSGMPSRATFSGVEIPLLSDVPILGKAFFSQNILVYLIYIVLPVALSYIMFRTRHGLNLRAVGENPAAADAAGIPVNLIRFAYVTAGSALAAGAGAYLTLAFVPSWSDGVVAGRGWIAVALVIFAGYRPIPAVLSGLLFGLITAIGFVGQARGWPIAPAFLSMLPYLGTMAFIIVPVLAWQRMRSIMAAPAAIGLPYYRDVR, from the coding sequence CAGCCTTCCTCGCCGGCGGCGTCCTGTCCCTCGCCGCCCTCGGCGAAGTGTTGGCCGAACGCGTCGGTGTCGTCAATCTCGGCGTCGAGGGCCTGATGGCGATGGGGGCGCTGACGGCGATCGCAGCAACGACGTCCTTTCCTTCACCCATTTTCGGCTTCCTCGCCGCGCTTCTGGTTGGCGCGGTCTTCGGCATGCTGTTTGCTCTCGCCACGGTCTTGTTGCGTGCCAACCAGGTGCTCTGCGGCCTGGCGCTGACGCTGATGGGCAACGGCATCGCTTCCAGCTTCGGCCGGGCCTATTCCGGCATGCCGTCGCGCGCCACCTTCTCCGGTGTCGAAATTCCACTATTGAGCGACGTTCCCATACTCGGCAAAGCCTTCTTTTCGCAGAATATCCTCGTCTATCTCATCTACATCGTCCTGCCGGTGGCGCTGAGCTACATCATGTTCCGCACCCGCCATGGGCTCAACCTGCGCGCGGTCGGCGAAAATCCTGCCGCCGCCGATGCTGCCGGCATTCCGGTCAATCTCATCCGCTTCGCCTATGTCACGGCCGGTTCGGCGCTTGCGGCCGGAGCCGGCGCCTACCTGACACTCGCCTTTGTGCCCTCCTGGTCCGACGGCGTCGTTGCCGGCCGCGGCTGGATCGCGGTGGCGCTGGTGATCTTCGCCGGCTACCGGCCCATCCCGGCCGTCCTTTCGGGCCTGCTCTTCGGCCTCATCACAGCGATCGGTTTCGTCGGCCAGGCGCGCGGCTGGCCGATCGCGCCGGCCTTCCTCTCCATGCTGCCCTATCTCGGCACCATGGCCTTCATCATCGTGCCGGTACTTGCCTGGCAGCGCATGCGCAGTATCATGGCCGCACCCGCCGCAATCGGTCTGCCCTACTATCGCGATGTCCGTTAA